The Eubacteriaceae bacterium Marseille-Q4139 genome has a window encoding:
- a CDS encoding prolyl-tRNA synthetase associated domain-containing protein, protein MAFYIDKTVYSGRPEDVSARLPREIRTYDLLDSLNIPYLRMDHDAAATIEDCHDVESLLGITICKNLFLCNAQKTNFYLLMMPGGKKFKTKNLSKQIGSARLSFADGTYMEQFLDITPGSVSILGLANDTENHVRLLIDADVLKDNSIGCHPCMNTSSLKIKTADILEKFLPAVHHEYTLVNLPWEE, encoded by the coding sequence ATGGCATTCTATATCGACAAAACCGTATATTCCGGGCGCCCGGAGGACGTATCCGCGCGACTTCCGAGGGAAATCCGCACCTACGACCTTTTAGACAGCTTAAACATCCCCTATCTCCGCATGGACCACGACGCCGCAGCCACCATCGAGGACTGCCATGACGTCGAGTCCCTGCTCGGCATCACCATCTGCAAAAACTTATTTCTCTGCAACGCTCAAAAGACAAACTTTTATCTTCTCATGATGCCAGGCGGCAAGAAATTCAAAACGAAAAACCTCTCCAAGCAGATTGGCTCCGCCCGGCTCTCCTTCGCCGACGGCACATACATGGAACAGTTCTTAGATATCACGCCCGGCTCTGTCAGCATCCTGGGGCTTGCCAACGACACGGAAAACCATGTGCGGCTTTTAATTGACGCCGACGTTTTGAAAGACAATTCCATCGGCTGCCACCCCTGCATGAATACCTCCAGCCTGAAAATAAAGACAGCAGACATCCTGGAAAAATTCCTGCCTGCTGTCCATCATGAATATACGCTTGTAAACCTCCCGTGGGAAGAATAA
- a CDS encoding DUF3795 domain-containing protein — protein sequence MKKLIAYCGLDCEKCDAYLATINDNQELRIKTAKLWAELNHAPILPEHINCQGCRADGMKTVFCDSICGIRQCALKKGAATCGSCEDLEKCPLVGAILENNPSALKNLKG from the coding sequence ATGAAAAAATTGATTGCATATTGCGGGCTGGATTGTGAAAAATGTGACGCCTATCTTGCGACAATCAACGACAACCAGGAGCTGCGGATAAAAACTGCAAAGTTATGGGCTGAATTAAATCATGCACCGATCCTTCCTGAACATATTAACTGCCAGGGCTGCCGTGCCGATGGCATGAAAACCGTATTTTGTGACAGTATCTGTGGTATCCGCCAGTGTGCATTGAAAAAAGGGGCCGCCACTTGCGGCAGCTGCGAGGATTTGGAAAAATGTCCCCTTGTTGGGGCAATTTTAGAGAATAATCCATCTGCTTTAAAGAACTTGAAAGGGTAG
- a CDS encoding tyrosine-type recombinase/integrase — protein sequence MPHITPHVFRHIFCTNVANAGMDIKTLQYVMGHSDVGVTLNVYTHASYDRAAGQMAKIIDLKEVSTPESP from the coding sequence CTGCCGCACATCACGCCCCATGTGTTCCGCCATATATTCTGTACCAATGTGGCAAACGCTGGTATGGACATAAAGACCTTGCAGTATGTAATGGGACACTCTGATGTGGGAGTGACGCTGAACGTCTACACCCATGCGAGCTATGACCGGGCAGCGGGGCAGATGGCGAAAATCATTGACTTAAAAGAAGTCAGTACGCCGGAAAGCCCGTAA
- a CDS encoding CPBP family intramembrane metalloprotease codes for MTDKKIIVHFTVLTFCIAYLVSGSLIVLGKLGYRVYGWVNTLPQFCMDIPFAIYILSPAIASYFVLKKNNKTINLWEWLKTVFYVKNNIYPYFFVVAGLILYFSIHALITGSVELTLPFYTFFLSLPGNLFIGGLEETGWAYILQPGLNKKFGYVLSCILSGIIWIAWHIPLFFIPGTNHEEGLINFGMFAIQCMALRFFFGAICKISGKSYVFMCVLFHTLFNAAYSVFATTTTSWAGTVVANTVIVFVSILTVVIYNKKTDE; via the coding sequence TTGACTGATAAAAAAATTATAGTGCATTTTACTGTCCTAACATTTTGTATAGCCTATCTTGTATCAGGCAGTTTAATTGTTCTTGGAAAATTGGGATATAGAGTTTATGGTTGGGTTAATACGTTACCGCAATTTTGTATGGATATTCCTTTTGCGATATATATTCTGTCACCAGCTATTGCCTCTTACTTCGTTTTAAAGAAAAATAACAAAACAATAAACCTTTGGGAATGGTTAAAAACTGTTTTTTACGTTAAAAACAACATATACCCTTATTTCTTTGTTGTTGCAGGACTTATTTTGTACTTTTCAATACACGCTCTTATTACAGGAAGTGTAGAATTAACGCTCCCATTTTATACATTTTTTCTTTCCTTACCAGGTAATCTTTTTATCGGAGGCTTGGAGGAAACAGGTTGGGCATATATTTTGCAACCAGGACTGAATAAGAAATTTGGTTATGTTCTATCTTGTATCTTATCCGGTATTATTTGGATTGCATGGCATATTCCGCTTTTTTTCATACCAGGAACAAATCATGAAGAGGGACTTATCAATTTTGGAATGTTTGCCATACAATGTATGGCTTTGAGGTTTTTCTTTGGAGCGATCTGCAAAATATCGGGCAAAAGCTATGTGTTCATGTGCGTACTATTTCATACCTTGTTTAATGCTGCTTATTCTGTTTTTGCAACTACTACAACATCTTGGGCAGGAACTGTTGTAGCAAATACTGTGATTGTATTTGTTTCGATTTTAACAGTTGTGATATACAACAAAAAAACAGACGAATAG
- a CDS encoding winged helix-turn-helix transcriptional regulator, translated as MSENKFSDKNVIARCVPMSKLQSVIGGKWKILILWYVAFYKVQRFGELMRRLDGITQSTLTKQLRELENDGFLHREIYKEIPPKVEYSLTDFGESFIPVLQTMMTWSEKYLCPDYVNPYQEKP; from the coding sequence ATGTCTGAAAACAAATTTAGTGATAAGAATGTGATTGCTCGCTGTGTGCCTATGAGTAAGTTACAATCTGTTATCGGTGGCAAATGGAAAATATTGATTTTGTGGTATGTTGCTTTCTATAAAGTCCAGCGATTCGGAGAGCTTATGCGCCGCCTTGATGGTATTACGCAATCCACATTAACAAAACAGCTCCGCGAATTAGAAAATGACGGATTTCTTCATAGGGAAATTTATAAAGAGATTCCTCCAAAAGTAGAGTATTCTCTCACTGATTTTGGAGAAAGTTTCATCCCTGTTCTTCAAACCATGATGACATGGAGTGAAAAATATTTATGCCCAGATTACGTTAATCCATATCAAGAAAAACCATAA
- a CDS encoding helix-turn-helix domain-containing protein — MENFNEILSSYISRFELTNGLNKTAIPYISILFCNQQDFLLPDMGNPYILLVVDGNMRLYNENGFCDYSPGQYFISAIDSPRTAETFSALSENTFAALLIEFSLDDVISVMLDIDGDLPEKIFDENISEPVFSCTDEKIINIVVRLFSMTSSELSFMGKHLKKELIFDLITGLHGKQFMQNMINIQQAGDIYYINSWIKQNYKIDFSVEDLAEQGNMSLSSFHQKFKSAVGMGPLQCQKKLRLMEARRLMLDNSANVTDAAMEVGYESVSQFIRDYRRMFGRSPQKDVQEIKECIGAQAKKT; from the coding sequence ATGGAAAACTTTAATGAAATTTTAAGTTCATACATAAGCCGGTTTGAATTAACAAATGGGCTTAATAAAACTGCCATTCCCTATATTTCTATCTTGTTCTGCAATCAACAGGATTTTCTTTTGCCGGATATGGGAAATCCCTACATTCTCCTTGTGGTAGACGGAAATATGCGGCTTTACAATGAGAACGGATTTTGCGATTATTCTCCGGGACAATATTTTATTTCTGCCATTGACAGCCCTCGGACAGCAGAAACTTTTTCTGCATTATCAGAAAATACGTTTGCCGCACTTCTGATAGAGTTCTCTTTGGACGATGTGATTTCCGTCATGCTGGATATTGACGGCGATTTGCCTGAAAAAATATTTGACGAAAACATATCTGAACCCGTATTTTCCTGTACTGATGAAAAAATTATAAATATCGTTGTGCGGCTCTTTTCCATGACTTCTTCGGAATTATCCTTTATGGGAAAGCATTTGAAAAAGGAATTGATATTTGACCTTATTACCGGGCTGCATGGAAAGCAGTTTATGCAAAACATGATCAATATTCAGCAGGCAGGAGATATTTATTACATCAATAGCTGGATTAAACAAAACTACAAAATTGATTTTTCGGTTGAGGATTTAGCAGAACAGGGCAATATGAGCCTGTCCAGCTTTCATCAAAAATTCAAAAGCGCCGTAGGCATGGGGCCATTACAATGTCAAAAGAAACTTCGCCTTATGGAAGCCCGCCGCCTTATGTTGGACAACTCGGCAAATGTAACGGACGCAGCTATGGAAGTCGGCTATGAAAGTGTGTCGCAATTTATCCGCGATTATCGACGTATGTTTGGCCGTTCCCCGCAAAAAGATGTTCAGGAAATAAAAGAGTGTATCGGGGCGCAGGCAAAGAAAACGTAA
- a CDS encoding alcohol dehydrogenase catalytic domain-containing protein has translation MATMRAIQVAAKGEPMTLVEIPIPQPGKGQVLLKVEACGICHGDSKVIEGAASSYPRIPGHEVVGIVDKLGDEVSQWKVGQRVGIGWHGGHGHTTALTTDGGYAEYMVAYEDGLIAIPDEITAEEAAPLLCAGETTFSALHNSSARPGDLVAISGVGGLGHLAIQYAKKAGYEVVAISRGKDKEQLARELGAHHYIDSEKENAAETLQSLGGAKVILATAPNADVISSLMGGLGTGGELIIAAVDDNPLKWSAMDFLNGPNTVKGTFTDIKEMEAAVRFSILTNVRPMIEVFPLERAKEAYEKMMAAKTHFRAVLHMGK, from the coding sequence ATGGCAACAATGCGAGCAATACAGGTAGCAGCAAAAGGCGAGCCTATGACATTAGTGGAAATCCCTATTCCTCAGCCGGGAAAAGGACAGGTGCTTTTGAAAGTTGAGGCGTGCGGTATCTGTCATGGCGATTCCAAAGTAATTGAGGGCGCGGCGTCCTCATATCCCCGTATTCCCGGACATGAGGTAGTCGGGATTGTAGACAAGCTAGGCGATGAAGTCAGCCAGTGGAAAGTAGGCCAGCGTGTGGGAATCGGCTGGCATGGCGGGCATGGACATACAACCGCACTTACAACGGACGGCGGCTATGCAGAGTATATGGTAGCTTACGAGGATGGGCTGATTGCCATTCCCGACGAAATTACCGCCGAAGAAGCCGCCCCGCTGCTTTGTGCAGGAGAAACAACATTCAGCGCACTTCATAACAGCAGCGCAAGACCCGGCGATTTAGTAGCAATATCCGGCGTCGGAGGATTAGGACACCTTGCAATACAGTATGCGAAAAAAGCCGGATATGAGGTAGTGGCTATCTCCCGCGGCAAGGATAAGGAACAGCTTGCAAGAGAACTGGGCGCACATCATTATATCGACAGTGAAAAGGAAAATGCCGCTGAAACCTTGCAGTCTTTGGGAGGCGCAAAAGTTATTCTTGCAACTGCTCCTAATGCAGATGTCATTTCCTCACTTATGGGCGGGCTGGGTACTGGAGGAGAGTTAATTATTGCCGCCGTAGACGATAATCCGCTCAAATGGTCTGCTATGGATTTTCTGAATGGCCCCAATACGGTCAAGGGTACTTTCACAGACATAAAGGAAATGGAGGCTGCTGTCCGATTCAGCATTTTAACCAATGTTCGCCCTATGATTGAAGTATTCCCGTTGGAGCGGGCAAAAGAGGCATACGAAAAAATGATGGCAGCAAAAACACATTTCCGCGCTGTACTGCATATGGGGAAATAA
- a CDS encoding low molecular weight phosphotyrosine protein phosphatase has translation MIKILFICHGNICRSPMAEFIMKDLVKSQNRSHDFFIASAATSTEEIGNPVHRGTREKLRQYGISTAGKYAVQLCRADYGKYDYLIGMDKWNIRNMNRMLGGDPEGKIHLLLDFAGRAREDIADPWYTGNFDDTYQDVLEGCKGLLNHLQNAAFS, from the coding sequence ATGATAAAAATACTATTCATCTGCCACGGCAACATCTGCCGCTCCCCCATGGCCGAATTCATCATGAAGGACTTAGTCAAGTCACAAAACCGCAGTCATGACTTTTTCATCGCCTCTGCCGCCACAAGCACCGAGGAAATCGGAAATCCCGTTCACCGCGGAACACGTGAAAAACTTCGGCAGTACGGAATCTCCACCGCAGGCAAGTATGCCGTCCAGCTCTGCCGGGCGGATTATGGAAAATATGACTACCTGATCGGGATGGACAAATGGAATATCCGGAACATGAACCGGATGCTGGGCGGCGACCCGGAAGGGAAAATTCATCTTCTTTTGGACTTCGCAGGCCGCGCCAGAGAAGACATTGCTGACCCATGGTACACAGGAAACTTTGATGACACTTACCAGGATGTCCTGGAAGGGTGCAAAGGGCTTCTGAACCATTTGCAAAACGCAGCCTTCTCCTAA
- a CDS encoding glycoside hydrolase has product MRTYKKTAAALLTACLCLSSAMTALADETIPVEGGPGTEGGPGYMVTAWEKMDGTYFDDQGNAIEGALLRGISVSKFQGNIDWSRVAQDDVSFAMIRMVSYGYEGEYTMDETFDRNMREAAANGIHTAPYIYLQTRTVEEAREAARFAVDTARNYPVDYPIAVDVESQYILDLSTQELTDVVNAFCQVVAESGYTPIIYSDYSKFTTEMDTSQFPYDLWFARYGSSHEFPGRTMWQCTDKGQIDGIEGNVCLEFAFKDYAAQGQPGIPDGWRPEADGKWYYYTGGNRKTGWVETDGVWYYLDPSADGAMVSGTSMVIDGVSYEFDGSGAMM; this is encoded by the coding sequence ATGCGAACATATAAGAAAACGGCCGCGGCACTTTTGACGGCATGCCTCTGTCTTTCGTCTGCCATGACGGCGCTTGCAGATGAAACGATTCCCGTGGAGGGCGGCCCGGGGACGGAAGGCGGCCCCGGATATATGGTTACGGCCTGGGAGAAGATGGACGGGACGTATTTTGACGATCAGGGGAACGCCATCGAGGGGGCGCTCCTTCGCGGCATCAGCGTGTCCAAGTTCCAGGGAAATATCGACTGGAGCCGGGTGGCGCAGGACGACGTATCGTTTGCCATGATCCGTATGGTTTCCTACGGGTATGAAGGCGAGTACACCATGGACGAGACATTTGACCGGAACATGCGGGAGGCGGCGGCCAACGGAATCCATACGGCGCCTTACATCTACCTTCAGACGAGAACCGTCGAGGAGGCCAGGGAGGCAGCCAGGTTCGCCGTGGATACGGCGAGAAATTATCCGGTGGATTATCCCATCGCCGTGGATGTGGAGTCCCAGTATATTCTGGATCTTTCCACCCAGGAGCTGACGGACGTGGTGAACGCGTTCTGTCAGGTGGTGGCGGAGTCCGGATACACGCCGATTATTTACAGCGACTATTCAAAATTTACGACGGAGATGGATACGAGCCAGTTCCCGTATGATCTGTGGTTTGCAAGGTACGGAAGCAGCCATGAATTCCCGGGCCGCACCATGTGGCAGTGTACGGACAAAGGCCAGATTGACGGGATCGAGGGCAATGTCTGCCTGGAGTTTGCTTTTAAGGATTATGCGGCCCAGGGGCAGCCGGGGATTCCGGACGGCTGGCGCCCTGAAGCTGACGGGAAATGGTATTATTATACCGGCGGAAACAGAAAGACCGGATGGGTGGAGACAGACGGCGTGTGGTACTACCTGGATCCGTCGGCAGACGGCGCCATGGTTTCCGGTACGTCTATGGTGATTGACGGCGTTTCCTACGAGTTTGACGGAAGCGGCGCCATGATGTAA
- a CDS encoding IS256 family transposase → MSEKIVQLNEEVIKGQIKELVRGSVEETLNELLEAEAEKLTQAARYERNEQRQGYRSGHYNRNLTTTSGDVTLKVPKLKGISFETAIIERYRRRESSVEEALIEMYLAGVSVRRVEDITEALWGSKVSPSTISELNKKAYVHIEDWRNRPLQGGRYPYVYVDGIYLRRNWGGEFENVAILVAIAVNEDGYREVLGAAEGMKEDKSSWVSFFQWLRGRGLDGVKLIVGDKCLGMLEAVGEVFPEAKYQRCTVHFYRNVFSVTPRSKVKLVAKMLKAVHAQESKKAAREKAKAVVEELRSMKLKEAAKKVEDGIEETLTYCDFPSEHWTRIRTNNVIERLNREIRRRTRVVGSFPDGNSALMLVCARLRHVAGTQWGNKKYMNMKHLEAALEDASIAG, encoded by the coding sequence ATGTCCGAAAAGATTGTACAGCTTAACGAGGAAGTAATCAAGGGTCAAATCAAAGAACTGGTACGAGGCAGCGTAGAGGAAACCCTCAACGAACTGCTGGAGGCCGAGGCGGAGAAGCTGACCCAGGCGGCCCGGTACGAGCGCAATGAGCAGCGTCAGGGCTATCGCAGCGGCCACTACAACCGTAACCTCACCACCACTTCCGGGGACGTCACTCTCAAGGTTCCCAAACTCAAGGGAATCTCTTTTGAAACCGCCATCATTGAGCGGTATCGCCGCCGGGAGAGCAGCGTGGAAGAAGCCCTCATTGAGATGTACCTGGCAGGCGTATCCGTTCGGCGTGTGGAGGATATTACCGAGGCCCTCTGGGGTAGCAAAGTCTCTCCCTCCACTATAAGTGAGTTAAACAAGAAAGCGTATGTCCACATCGAGGATTGGCGGAACCGTCCTCTGCAAGGCGGACGATATCCGTATGTCTATGTGGATGGGATCTATCTGCGCCGTAACTGGGGCGGCGAATTTGAAAACGTAGCCATTCTTGTGGCAATTGCGGTCAATGAGGACGGATACCGTGAGGTTCTGGGTGCCGCCGAGGGCATGAAGGAGGACAAGTCCAGCTGGGTCAGCTTCTTCCAGTGGCTGCGTGGCCGAGGTCTGGACGGTGTGAAACTCATTGTTGGAGACAAGTGCCTTGGTATGCTGGAGGCCGTGGGAGAAGTATTCCCCGAAGCCAAGTACCAGCGCTGTACCGTCCACTTTTACCGCAATGTATTCTCGGTCACGCCTCGCTCCAAGGTGAAGCTGGTGGCAAAGATGCTCAAGGCGGTCCACGCCCAGGAAAGCAAGAAAGCAGCCCGGGAAAAGGCCAAAGCTGTGGTGGAAGAACTGCGCTCCATGAAACTGAAAGAGGCGGCCAAGAAGGTAGAGGATGGCATTGAGGAGACGCTGACCTACTGCGATTTTCCCAGCGAGCACTGGACTCGCATCCGTACCAATAACGTTATTGAACGACTCAACCGGGAGATCCGCCGCCGTACCCGTGTGGTGGGCAGTTTCCCGGACGGCAATTCCGCCCTTATGCTGGTCTGTGCCCGGCTGCGCCATGTGGCCGGCACCCAGTGGGGCAACAAGAAGTACATGAACATGAAGCACCTGGAGGCAGCCCTTGAAGATGCCTCCATTGCTGGCTGA
- a CDS encoding radical SAM protein: protein MHFTGRTWRPPYETNSFIVQVTSGCTYNKCRFCSLYKNECFRMSPLQEFEEDLKELAKYQPTARRIFWTGANPFAMNYEKLAERALLVHDYLVECQTIAMFSSIRDIKDKKVWQLRRLHALGINGLSIGTETGDDSTLLLANKGYTAKELIEQCRKLDAAGMEYYFVYMTGLAGKGNGDRNAVNSARVFSKVNPRFISVDSLTLFPDTELYQMAQEGKFIPAGEKERLEELQIFIKNLQIRTHLFANSKSNFYPITAYLPKERDSVISELQYVIDTTDETKMMEYRNSLKSLG from the coding sequence TTGCATTTTACTGGTAGGACATGGCGGCCACCCTATGAAACAAATTCCTTTATCGTACAGGTTACGTCAGGCTGTACTTACAATAAATGTAGGTTTTGCAGCTTGTACAAAAATGAATGTTTTCGTATGTCGCCATTACAAGAATTTGAGGAGGATCTGAAAGAATTAGCAAAATATCAGCCAACAGCACGACGCATTTTTTGGACTGGTGCGAACCCTTTTGCTATGAATTACGAAAAATTGGCTGAGCGGGCATTATTAGTCCATGACTATCTTGTAGAATGTCAAACGATAGCTATGTTTTCGAGTATTCGTGATATAAAGGACAAGAAAGTATGGCAGCTTAGAAGATTACACGCATTAGGTATTAACGGTTTGAGTATAGGAACAGAAACAGGTGATGATAGTACACTTCTTTTGGCGAATAAAGGCTATACCGCAAAAGAATTGATTGAACAATGCAGGAAATTAGATGCAGCGGGTATGGAATACTATTTTGTATATATGACAGGACTTGCCGGGAAAGGAAATGGTGATCGAAATGCTGTTAATAGCGCGAGAGTATTCAGCAAAGTAAATCCGCGTTTTATTTCGGTTGATTCTTTGACTCTATTTCCAGATACGGAATTATACCAAATGGCGCAGGAAGGAAAGTTTATACCTGCGGGAGAAAAAGAGCGGTTAGAAGAATTACAGATTTTCATAAAGAATTTACAGATACGCACACATCTATTTGCTAATTCAAAATCAAATTTTTATCCTATAACAGCATACTTGCCAAAAGAACGTGATTCCGTAATCAGCGAATTACAGTATGTCATTGACACGACAGATGAAACGAAAATGATGGAATATCGGAATAGTCTAAAATCGTTAGGCTAA